A stretch of Lathyrus oleraceus cultivar Zhongwan6 chromosome 6, CAAS_Psat_ZW6_1.0, whole genome shotgun sequence DNA encodes these proteins:
- the LOC127095687 gene encoding uncharacterized mitochondrial protein AtMg00810-like — protein sequence MDDTIFISQSKYAKNIVTKFGIENASHKRTPVTTYLKSTKDEKGVDMDQRVRARYKVEPKISHITQVNRILKYINGTSEHGMLYSHRTNSMLVGYCDASWEGSADDRKITSGDVSS from the exons ATGGATGATACTATCTTTATTtctcaaagcaagtatgctaAGAATATAGTGACGAAGTTTGGGATAGAaaatgctagtcacaaaagaacaCCTGTAACAACATACTTGAAATCAACTAAAGATGAAAAAGGTGTTGATATGGATCAAA GAGTACGTGCTAGATATAAGGTTGAGCCTAAAATTAGTCACATTACTCAAGTAAATAGGATCTTGAAATACATCAATGGTACTAGTGAGCATGGCATGTTGTATTCTCATAGAACTAATTCCATGCTTGTAGGGTATTGTGATGCAAGTTGGGAAGGTAGTGCTGATGATAGAAAAATAACTTCTGGAGATGTTTCTTCTTAG